One window of Streptomyces sp. NBC_00273 genomic DNA carries:
- a CDS encoding ABC transporter ATP-binding protein — translation MKSPDTQRPRPGSDILKTALRRNIGAMTWGTVLMGLYQAGETAFPIALGLIVEHTMQDRSPGALALSIGALAVIITTVSLSWRFGMRILQKANTTEAHRWRVRVADCGLEPVARDAGLKSGEVLTIATEDADQTADIIEVVPLLISSLVAVLVAAVALGLADVRLGLLVIVGTALILSILSVMSRRIGSSTREQQARVARAGAKVADLITGLRPLHGFGGNHAAFRSYRKVSTEAKRQAITVAGVNGAYTGTATALNAALAAGVTLTAGWLAFDGRITVGELVMAVGLAQFIMEPLKLFSDMPKYVMMARASAERMALVLTAPPVATHGPERPAAGGGLEVDCVRYGALRALKFQVPAGEFVAIAAYQPRAAADLAAILAVQVPPHAYEGAVRVSGEELAALSIEAVRAHMLVNPYDGEIFAGTLRTNIDPSGTSRTVAEAVEASMLTDAVALHREGLDHGVRDRGANLSGGQRQRLSLARALAADSDVLVLHDPTTAVDAVTEQLIARNIAKLRRGRTTVVITSSPALLDAADRVLVLDDGVITAEDTHRNLLAGDEEYCLAVAR, via the coding sequence ATGAAAAGTCCTGACACGCAGCGGCCCCGACCGGGGTCCGACATCCTCAAGACCGCGCTGCGCCGCAACATCGGCGCCATGACCTGGGGCACCGTCCTCATGGGCCTGTACCAGGCCGGTGAGACCGCCTTCCCCATCGCGCTCGGCCTGATCGTCGAGCACACGATGCAGGACCGCAGCCCCGGTGCGCTCGCCCTGTCGATCGGCGCGCTGGCCGTGATCATCACGACCGTGTCGCTGTCGTGGCGGTTCGGCATGCGCATCCTGCAGAAGGCCAACACGACCGAGGCGCACCGCTGGCGGGTGCGGGTCGCGGACTGCGGGCTGGAGCCGGTCGCCAGGGACGCCGGCCTCAAGTCCGGCGAGGTACTGACCATCGCCACCGAGGACGCCGACCAGACGGCCGACATCATCGAGGTGGTGCCGCTGTTGATTAGCTCACTGGTCGCCGTGCTGGTCGCAGCGGTCGCCCTGGGATTGGCCGACGTCCGGCTCGGCCTGCTGGTGATCGTGGGCACCGCCCTGATCCTCTCCATCCTGAGCGTGATGTCCCGGCGGATCGGCTCCAGCACGCGCGAACAGCAGGCCCGGGTGGCCCGGGCGGGCGCGAAGGTGGCCGACCTGATCACCGGCCTGCGCCCGCTGCACGGCTTCGGCGGCAACCACGCCGCCTTCCGGTCCTACCGGAAGGTCAGCACGGAGGCCAAGCGCCAGGCGATCACCGTGGCCGGGGTGAACGGCGCCTACACGGGCACCGCGACGGCCCTCAACGCGGCGCTCGCCGCCGGCGTGACCCTGACGGCCGGTTGGCTGGCCTTCGACGGCCGGATCACCGTCGGAGAGCTCGTCATGGCCGTCGGGCTCGCCCAGTTCATCATGGAACCGCTGAAGTTGTTCTCGGACATGCCCAAGTACGTGATGATGGCCCGCGCTTCGGCCGAGCGCATGGCGCTGGTGCTGACCGCGCCCCCGGTGGCCACCCACGGGCCGGAGCGCCCGGCCGCCGGAGGTGGCCTGGAGGTCGACTGCGTCCGGTACGGGGCCCTGCGCGCCCTGAAGTTCCAGGTCCCGGCGGGCGAGTTCGTGGCGATCGCCGCCTACCAGCCGCGCGCGGCGGCCGACCTCGCCGCGATCCTGGCGGTGCAGGTCCCGCCGCACGCGTACGAAGGAGCGGTGCGGGTCAGCGGGGAGGAGCTCGCCGCCCTGTCGATCGAGGCGGTCCGCGCGCACATGCTGGTGAACCCGTACGACGGAGAGATCTTCGCGGGCACCCTCCGTACGAACATCGACCCGTCGGGCACCAGCCGCACGGTCGCCGAGGCCGTCGAGGCGTCCATGCTGACCGACGCCGTCGCCCTCCACCGCGAAGGACTCGACCACGGGGTCCGCGACCGCGGCGCGAACCTCTCCGGCGGCCAGCGCCAGCGGCTGTCCCTGGCCCGCGCCCTGGCGGCCGACTCCGACGTCCTCGTCCTGCACGATCCGACCACGGCCGTGGACGCGGTCACCGAGCAGCTCATCGCACGCAACATCGCGAAGCTGCGCCGGGGCCGCACCACGGTCGTGATCACCAGCAGCCCGGCCCTCCTGGACGCCGCCGACCGCGTGCTCGTCCTGGACGACGGGGTCATCACGGCCGAGGACACCCACCGCAACCTCCTCGCCGGGGACGAGGAGTACTGCTTGGCGGTGGCCCGCTGA
- a CDS encoding alpha/beta hydrolase-fold protein gives MPPETAFAAYGLPGEPGSEEFWAAASGPGAVPAEGGGWTTLFLWRGAAARIGFESWSPEVPLRRWGDTDCWYAEVRMPARLRVTYQFLVGDAAHADPFNPAGAGGDRSVAATPDAPAQPHWPAFGADDVLPLPRTRLRWASERLGRRRTVRVHAAGGGGPVVLLLDGDDWLYLHPAMTAFDSAVAAGETPPVTLVFLPTKDREAEFGCRPELWEAVRDELLPLVAESGVPADGDRLVVAGQSLGGLSAVYAALEFPDLVSRVACQSASLWWTPGAVRSADPLGGPVGGSVAARLRERPDLSGLRIAFDVGEHETRMLPHCELVESLAERAGATVRASRSASGHDRAGWRQALLRDVAWALG, from the coding sequence ATGCCCCCGGAGACCGCCTTCGCCGCATACGGGCTGCCCGGTGAGCCGGGGTCCGAGGAGTTCTGGGCGGCGGCCTCGGGGCCCGGGGCGGTGCCTGCCGAGGGCGGCGGCTGGACGACCCTGTTCCTGTGGCGGGGCGCCGCGGCCCGGATCGGCTTCGAGAGCTGGTCGCCGGAGGTCCCCCTGCGCCGCTGGGGCGACACGGACTGTTGGTACGCCGAGGTCCGCATGCCCGCTCGGCTGCGGGTGACCTACCAGTTCCTCGTGGGCGACGCCGCGCACGCCGACCCGTTCAACCCGGCCGGGGCGGGCGGTGACCGGTCCGTCGCCGCCACCCCGGACGCTCCGGCCCAGCCGCACTGGCCCGCCTTCGGGGCCGACGACGTACTGCCCCTGCCGCGGACCCGGCTCCGCTGGGCGAGCGAGCGGCTCGGCAGGCGGCGGACCGTACGGGTCCACGCGGCGGGCGGCGGCGGACCCGTGGTGCTGCTGCTGGACGGGGACGACTGGCTGTACCTCCACCCGGCCATGACCGCCTTCGACTCCGCCGTCGCCGCTGGTGAGACGCCCCCCGTCACCCTCGTCTTCCTACCGACGAAGGACCGGGAGGCCGAGTTCGGGTGCCGGCCGGAGCTGTGGGAGGCGGTCCGCGACGAACTGCTGCCGCTGGTCGCGGAGTCCGGCGTACCCGCGGACGGGGACCGACTGGTGGTCGCCGGGCAGAGCCTGGGCGGGCTGAGCGCCGTGTACGCGGCCCTCGAGTTCCCGGACCTGGTGTCCCGGGTAGCCTGCCAGTCGGCCTCGCTGTGGTGGACACCCGGCGCCGTGCGGTCGGCGGACCCCCTCGGCGGCCCGGTCGGCGGATCCGTCGCCGCACGCCTGCGGGAGCGCCCCGACCTGTCCGGCCTACGGATCGCCTTCGACGTGGGGGAACACGAGACGCGGATGCTGCCCCACTGCGAACTGGTCGAGAGCCTGGCCGAACGGGCCGGAGCGACCGTGCGGGCCTCCCGCTCGGCGTCGGGCCACGACCGCGCGGGCTGGCGCCAGGCCCTGCTCCGGGACGTGGCCTGGGCGCTCGGCTGA
- a CDS encoding STM4011 family radical SAM protein: MDLTLLYRGPLASCDYDCPYCPFAKRRDTTAQLRADRAALERFTGWARSRSGEDRLSLLFTPWGEGLVRSWYRRALVDLSHQPHVDRVAIQTNLSCRTDWLAEADPATLALWCTYHPGQTPYDRFLGKLRDLADRGVRHSVGIVGLPENLEHARRLRAALPAHVYLWVNAADGHTYTDAEADTWTALDPLFPYSRHPHRSAGLPCRTGESVISVDGDGTVRRCHFVRAELGNLYDGTYRTALGPRPCPLTTCDCHIGYVHLETLPLYDVFAGGVLERVPAARTPLAPLVPLLRRPPAAG; this comes from the coding sequence GTGGACCTCACCCTGCTCTACCGCGGCCCGCTCGCCTCCTGCGACTACGACTGCCCGTACTGCCCCTTCGCCAAGCGGCGCGACACCACGGCCCAGCTGCGTGCCGACCGGGCCGCCCTCGAACGGTTCACCGGCTGGGCGCGCTCCCGCAGCGGGGAGGACCGGCTCTCCCTGCTGTTCACCCCGTGGGGCGAGGGGCTCGTCCGTTCCTGGTACCGCCGTGCCCTCGTCGACCTCTCGCACCAGCCGCACGTCGACCGCGTCGCCATCCAGACCAACCTCAGCTGCCGCACGGACTGGCTCGCGGAGGCCGACCCCGCCACGCTCGCCCTGTGGTGCACCTACCACCCGGGGCAGACCCCGTACGACCGCTTCCTGGGCAAGCTGCGCGACCTCGCCGACCGGGGCGTCCGCCACAGCGTCGGCATCGTCGGCCTCCCCGAGAACCTGGAACACGCACGCAGACTGCGCGCCGCGCTGCCCGCCCACGTCTACCTGTGGGTGAACGCGGCCGACGGCCACACCTACACCGACGCCGAGGCCGACACGTGGACGGCCCTCGACCCGCTGTTCCCGTACAGCCGGCACCCGCACCGCTCGGCCGGACTGCCGTGCCGCACCGGCGAGTCGGTGATCTCGGTGGACGGCGACGGCACGGTCCGCCGCTGCCACTTCGTCCGCGCCGAGCTCGGCAACCTCTACGACGGCACCTACCGGACCGCGCTGGGCCCGCGTCCGTGCCCGCTGACCACCTGCGACTGCCACATCGGCTACGTCCACCTGGAGACGCTGCCGCTCTACGACGTCTTCGCGGGCGGCGTCCTGGAACGCGTCCCGGCGGCCCGCACGCCCCTGGCGCCCCTGGTACCCCTGCTCAGGAGGCCCCCGGCAGCGGGCTGA
- a CDS encoding STM4012 family radical SAM protein has product MTAPAPAPLAPTAPPGSPYSAYVYAYPHKTAYRPLPERPALRDLWHGERKEALSLYLHIPFCEVRCGFCNLFTRIGAPDGLTGRYLDALERQATAVRDALGDDGPVSFANAAFGGGTPTFLTAPELDRLCDIAEQRMGADLRAVPLSVETSPATATADRLAVLAERGATRVSIGVQSFLPEEARAAVRPQRRADVEAALGRIRDARVPVLNIDLIYGIDGQTPATWRTSLDAALAWRPEELYLYPLYVRPLTGLARRTALTDRAWDEQRLSLYRQGRDHLLAHGYEQVSMRMFRLAGTAPQGPDDHACQTDGMIGLGCGARSYTSALHYSFDYAVDMGEIRGIIDDYTATDDFTRAVHGRPTNGDEARRRHLLQSLLQAQGMPVADYRERFGADPHEDFPAELAAFAARGWLDQDGAGPLLRLTPEGLAHSDALGPELFSPAVRAAMAAYEAK; this is encoded by the coding sequence ATGACCGCCCCCGCACCCGCCCCGCTCGCGCCCACCGCGCCGCCGGGCAGCCCGTACAGCGCCTACGTGTACGCCTACCCCCACAAGACCGCGTACCGGCCGCTGCCCGAGCGGCCCGCCCTGCGCGACCTGTGGCACGGCGAGCGCAAGGAGGCCCTCTCGCTCTACCTCCACATACCCTTCTGCGAGGTCCGCTGCGGCTTCTGCAACCTCTTCACCCGCATCGGCGCCCCGGACGGGCTCACCGGGCGCTACCTCGACGCCCTGGAGCGCCAGGCCACCGCCGTCCGCGACGCCCTCGGCGACGACGGCCCGGTCTCCTTCGCCAACGCCGCCTTCGGCGGCGGGACGCCCACCTTCTTGACGGCACCCGAACTGGACCGGCTCTGCGACATCGCCGAGCAGCGCATGGGCGCCGACCTGCGCGCCGTCCCGCTCTCCGTGGAGACGTCCCCCGCCACCGCCACCGCCGACCGGCTCGCCGTCCTCGCCGAGCGCGGCGCCACCCGCGTCAGCATCGGCGTCCAGAGCTTCCTCCCCGAGGAGGCCCGGGCGGCCGTGCGCCCCCAGCGCCGCGCCGACGTCGAGGCGGCGCTCGGCCGCATCCGCGACGCCCGCGTCCCCGTCCTCAACATCGACCTGATCTACGGCATCGACGGCCAGACCCCCGCCACCTGGCGCACCTCCCTGGACGCCGCCCTGGCCTGGCGCCCGGAGGAGCTGTACCTGTACCCGCTGTACGTCCGGCCGCTCACCGGGCTCGCCCGGCGCACCGCCCTGACCGACCGGGCCTGGGACGAGCAGCGCCTGAGCCTGTACCGGCAGGGCCGCGACCACCTCCTCGCGCACGGCTACGAGCAGGTGTCGATGCGCATGTTCCGGCTGGCCGGTACGGCACCCCAGGGCCCGGACGACCACGCCTGCCAGACCGACGGCATGATCGGCCTGGGCTGCGGCGCCCGTTCCTACACTTCCGCGCTGCACTACTCGTTCGACTACGCGGTCGACATGGGCGAGATCCGCGGCATCATCGACGACTACACCGCCACCGACGACTTCACCCGCGCCGTCCACGGCCGGCCCACCAACGGCGACGAGGCGCGCCGGCGCCACCTCCTCCAGTCGCTGCTCCAGGCACAGGGCATGCCGGTCGCCGACTACCGGGAGCGGTTCGGCGCCGACCCGCACGAGGACTTCCCCGCCGAACTGGCCGCGTTCGCCGCCCGCGGCTGGCTCGACCAGGACGGCGCGGGCCCGCTCCTGCGCCTCACGCCCGAGGGCCTGGCCCACTCCGACGCGCTCGGCCCCGAGCTGTTCTCACCGGCCGTACGGGCCGCGATGGCCGCCTACGAGGCCAAGTAG
- a CDS encoding STM4013/SEN3800 family hydrolase, with the protein MNEVVGRDDLLLLTLDTLRHDVAVELAAAGRIPNLARHLPGGVWEKRHAPGSFTYASHQAMFAGFLPTPARPGPHPRLFAARFAGSESTAGRTYVFDTPDLVSGLAAAGYQTVCIGGVGFFNKQGALGDVLPGMFQESHWEPAFGVASPTSFEAQVERAEQVVAALPADQRLFLFVNASALHQPNWFHLAGATAEAGDTRATHAAALEYVDRHVGRLLTAMSSRRRCFAIVCSDHGTTYGDDGYTGHRLAHEAVWTVPYAHFFLEPSA; encoded by the coding sequence ATGAACGAGGTCGTCGGCCGCGACGACCTGCTCCTGCTCACCCTGGACACCCTGCGCCACGACGTCGCCGTCGAACTGGCCGCCGCAGGGCGCATTCCGAACCTGGCCCGGCACCTGCCCGGGGGCGTCTGGGAGAAGCGGCACGCCCCCGGCAGCTTCACCTACGCCTCCCACCAGGCGATGTTCGCCGGTTTCCTGCCCACCCCCGCCCGGCCCGGCCCGCACCCCCGGCTGTTCGCCGCCCGCTTCGCCGGCAGCGAGAGCACCGCCGGCCGCACGTACGTGTTCGACACCCCCGACCTGGTGTCGGGCCTGGCCGCGGCCGGGTACCAGACGGTGTGCATCGGTGGCGTCGGCTTCTTCAACAAGCAGGGCGCGCTGGGCGACGTACTCCCCGGCATGTTCCAGGAGAGCCACTGGGAACCGGCCTTCGGCGTCGCCTCGCCCACCTCCTTCGAGGCGCAGGTCGAGCGGGCCGAACAGGTCGTGGCCGCGCTCCCCGCCGACCAAAGGCTGTTCCTCTTCGTCAACGCCTCCGCGCTGCACCAGCCCAACTGGTTCCACCTCGCCGGTGCCACCGCCGAAGCGGGCGACACCCGCGCCACCCACGCCGCCGCCCTCGAATACGTCGACCGGCACGTCGGCCGGCTCCTCACCGCCATGAGCTCCCGCCGCCGCTGCTTCGCCATCGTCTGCTCCGACCACGGCACCACCTACGGCGACGACGGCTACACCGGCCACCGCCTCGCCCACGAGGCCGTCTGGACCGTGCCGTACGCCCACTTCTTCCTGGAGCCGTCCGCATGA
- a CDS encoding STM4014 family protein, which produces MTHHAPPPRWAVVGNPENRRVALFSGAVRDAGLPAPRVVPWTDVLRGGGAAFAADEIVRIESPGENAEVDRLLRGAGDPTRVEGGARWYAAFTAAVRTLTGGRRLDDPDELAVLFDKRLCHEVLARAGVPVPRSPTSGGKAPVRGWDDVRALMAAHGMPRVFLKPAHGSSASGVVAVETAGRGRIRATTSVEGAEDGRLHNSLRVRRLTREPEVAALVDALAPDGLHLERWWPKASLGDGSADLRVVVVAGRATHAVVRTSRTPMTNLHLGGRRGDLAAAVRAAGPAWAEALRTCERAAACFPGTLCVGVDLLPAVGWQRFAVAEVNAFGDLLPGLTGLPGSGAEGQDTYAAQVAAAIRRHVQHHPPRNHRAPA; this is translated from the coding sequence ATGACGCACCACGCACCACCGCCGCGCTGGGCGGTCGTCGGCAACCCGGAGAACCGGCGCGTCGCCCTGTTCTCCGGGGCGGTGCGCGACGCGGGGCTGCCCGCGCCGCGCGTCGTGCCCTGGACGGACGTCCTGCGCGGGGGCGGCGCCGCCTTCGCCGCCGACGAGATCGTACGGATCGAGTCGCCCGGGGAGAACGCCGAGGTCGACCGGCTCCTGCGGGGCGCCGGGGACCCCACTCGGGTGGAGGGCGGGGCCCGCTGGTACGCCGCCTTCACGGCGGCCGTCCGGACGCTCACCGGCGGCCGGCGCCTCGACGACCCCGACGAGCTGGCCGTCCTCTTCGACAAGCGGCTCTGCCACGAGGTCCTCGCCCGCGCCGGCGTCCCGGTTCCGCGGTCGCCGACCTCCGGCGGCAAGGCTCCGGTGCGCGGCTGGGACGACGTACGGGCCCTCATGGCCGCGCACGGCATGCCCCGGGTGTTCCTGAAGCCGGCCCACGGGTCCTCGGCCTCCGGTGTCGTCGCCGTCGAGACGGCCGGCAGGGGCCGGATCAGGGCGACCACCTCCGTGGAGGGCGCGGAGGACGGCCGGCTGCACAACTCCCTGCGGGTACGGCGCCTCACGCGCGAGCCGGAGGTGGCCGCGCTGGTCGACGCCCTCGCCCCCGACGGGCTCCACCTCGAACGGTGGTGGCCCAAGGCCTCCCTCGGGGACGGGTCGGCCGACCTGCGCGTGGTCGTCGTGGCCGGTCGGGCCACCCACGCCGTGGTCCGCACCAGCCGGACCCCCATGACCAACCTCCACCTCGGCGGCCGACGCGGCGACCTCGCCGCCGCGGTCCGGGCCGCGGGCCCCGCCTGGGCCGAAGCCCTGCGGACCTGCGAGCGGGCCGCGGCCTGCTTCCCGGGCACCTTGTGCGTCGGCGTCGACCTGTTGCCCGCCGTCGGTTGGCAGCGGTTCGCCGTCGCCGAGGTCAACGCCTTCGGCGACCTCCTGCCGGGCCTGACCGGACTGCCCGGCAGCGGCGCCGAGGGCCAGGACACCTACGCCGCACAAGTGGCCGCCGCCATCCGAAGACACGTACAGCACCACCCCCCGAGGAACCACCGTGCACCCGCCTGA
- a CDS encoding STM4015 family protein, whose translation MSHPRHLTESCGLPVFDFPSPEDADTTPLPAADAVAWRISSDSYDSEESWTEAFARFRAAVDTTTVRAIVVGSWEEAYESGPEEIIGALLDARPHLPALRGLFLGDMHSEECEISWITQSDVGPLLDGFPELEEFGVRGGSGLVFPAVTHHKLRSLTVETGGMPAEAVRGVAASDLPALVHLDLWLGTSEYGGDATVTDLAPILDGDRLPSLRHLGLRNSDIQDEIATAVASAPVVARLETFDLSMGVLTDQGGAALLSGQPLTHLKKLDLHHNYLGGPLRERLQEVLGGAGVTLDLDRGHAEEDEDDGRVWRYVAVGE comes from the coding sequence ATGAGTCACCCGAGACACCTGACGGAATCGTGCGGGCTGCCCGTCTTCGATTTCCCGAGCCCGGAGGACGCTGACACGACTCCCCTGCCCGCGGCGGACGCCGTCGCCTGGCGGATCTCCAGCGACAGCTACGACAGCGAGGAGAGCTGGACCGAGGCGTTCGCCCGGTTCCGCGCCGCGGTCGACACGACGACGGTCCGGGCGATCGTCGTCGGCTCCTGGGAAGAGGCTTACGAGAGCGGGCCCGAGGAGATCATCGGGGCCCTCCTCGACGCACGTCCCCACCTGCCCGCCCTGCGCGGCCTGTTCCTCGGGGACATGCATTCCGAGGAGTGCGAGATCTCCTGGATCACCCAGAGCGACGTCGGTCCGCTCCTCGACGGCTTCCCCGAACTGGAGGAGTTCGGCGTGCGCGGCGGCTCCGGGCTGGTCTTCCCCGCCGTCACGCACCACAAGCTGCGCTCCCTGACCGTCGAGACCGGCGGCATGCCCGCCGAGGCGGTCCGCGGCGTCGCCGCCAGTGACCTGCCCGCCCTGGTCCACCTCGACCTGTGGCTCGGCACGAGCGAGTACGGCGGGGACGCGACGGTCACCGACCTGGCACCGATCCTCGACGGCGACCGCCTGCCGAGCCTGCGTCACCTGGGCCTGCGCAACAGCGACATCCAGGACGAGATCGCCACCGCCGTCGCGTCCGCTCCCGTCGTCGCGCGCCTGGAGACCTTCGACCTGTCGATGGGCGTCCTCACCGACCAGGGCGGCGCCGCCCTGCTCTCCGGCCAGCCCCTGACGCACCTCAAGAAGCTGGACCTGCACCACAACTACCTCGGCGGGCCGCTGCGCGAGCGCCTGCAGGAGGTCCTGGGCGGCGCCGGCGTCACCCTCGACCTGGACCGCGGCCACGCCGAAGAGGACGAGGACGACGGCCGCGTCTGGCGCTACGTCGCCGTCGGCGAGTAG
- a CDS encoding DUF6745 domain-containing protein → MTDIDVWRTAAAATGPADRAAAEAGVRLAYRAAGLAEPERIVWAGSPREAVHLLGGDDGPCGPAARGRGVREAVRSAPWAAERDRVQRRLGPQGWGRHWSATGGRLWENTERLAERIRTGLVEELTAGAAAPAAEERSLRLLLLDAVLGQHDAAWLCAFDTREGTPLHGLGVLARSAGWWWPYERLAVLCERPTELHRDEAGRLDRGDGPALAFPDGFALHAWRGMPVPAEFLAGLGTLTPERIREEENAELRRVMLEFYGYDRYLRESGAAPVHRDETGVLWRIPMPDDEAVVMVEVVNSTPEPDGTSRTYWLRVPPTTRTARQGVAWTFGIGPEAYAPLRET, encoded by the coding sequence TTGACGGACATCGACGTGTGGCGGACGGCCGCGGCGGCCACCGGGCCGGCCGATCGGGCAGCCGCGGAGGCCGGGGTGCGCCTCGCGTACCGGGCCGCGGGTCTGGCGGAGCCGGAGCGGATCGTCTGGGCGGGCTCGCCCCGGGAGGCGGTGCACCTGCTCGGCGGGGACGACGGGCCGTGCGGGCCGGCCGCGCGCGGGCGCGGCGTGCGGGAGGCGGTGCGCAGCGCGCCGTGGGCGGCCGAACGGGACCGGGTGCAGCGGCGGCTCGGCCCGCAGGGCTGGGGGCGGCACTGGAGCGCGACGGGCGGCCGCCTGTGGGAGAACACGGAACGCCTGGCGGAACGGATCCGCACCGGTCTCGTCGAGGAGTTGACGGCCGGGGCCGCAGCGCCCGCGGCCGAGGAGCGGTCGCTGCGGCTGCTGCTCCTGGACGCGGTGCTCGGGCAGCACGACGCGGCCTGGCTGTGCGCCTTCGACACGCGCGAGGGCACGCCCCTGCACGGACTCGGCGTCCTGGCCCGCTCGGCCGGCTGGTGGTGGCCCTACGAACGGCTGGCCGTGCTGTGCGAGCGCCCGACGGAGCTGCACCGCGACGAGGCGGGCAGGCTGGACCGCGGGGACGGGCCGGCGCTGGCGTTCCCCGACGGGTTCGCGTTGCACGCGTGGCGGGGCATGCCCGTTCCTGCCGAGTTCCTGGCGGGACTGGGCACGCTGACGCCGGAGCGGATCCGGGAGGAGGAGAACGCCGAACTGCGCCGGGTGATGCTGGAGTTTTACGGCTACGACCGCTATCTGCGGGAGTCGGGGGCCGCCCCCGTGCACCGGGACGAGACGGGCGTCCTGTGGCGCATACCCATGCCGGACGACGAGGCCGTCGTGATGGTGGAGGTCGTCAACTCGACCCCGGAGCCCGACGGCACCAGCCGCACCTACTGGCTGCGGGTCCCGCCGACGACCCGGACGGCCCGCCAGGGCGTGGCCTGGACGTTCGGCATCGGACCCGAGGCGTACGCACCGCTCCGGGAGACGTGA